Proteins encoded in a region of the Teredinibacter purpureus genome:
- a CDS encoding CapA family protein has translation MQPNNDKYNISISDCTDKGHENSLKLLFAGDIMVLNGDKAPVLCTELCDLISSSNLFIANLEAPLGDHKPVLDKKYAFRFHMPREFLLDIQQQIGLPFEQWVLTNANNHSGDMGIDGFNTSINLLESLGVNHVGHRDFTSPFRIIENNGFRISVAGWTHWLNRDLNTGIQPVITPSDIHNVDVNHFKQQNNLDFVIGLPHWEFEFQHFPRKGTRTLGKNFSEIGFDLLVGSHPHVLQPYERFSDTFCFYSLGNFCGLGVAKPVKIIPILELNLVKSENEEASVKNFSIHYFYQLHQGDSISIVPLEEVPCDVKSLAESRISKVMKRNQTSIGDTRAC, from the coding sequence ATGCAACCTAACAATGATAAATACAATATTTCAATAAGTGACTGCACAGATAAAGGCCATGAAAATAGCCTTAAGCTGCTGTTTGCCGGCGACATCATGGTACTTAACGGAGATAAAGCACCGGTATTATGCACAGAGCTGTGTGATCTAATTTCAAGCAGCAATCTTTTTATAGCAAACCTAGAGGCACCTCTTGGCGACCATAAACCGGTACTCGATAAAAAGTACGCATTTCGTTTTCATATGCCTCGCGAATTTCTCCTGGATATTCAGCAGCAGATAGGCCTACCCTTCGAGCAATGGGTATTAACCAATGCAAATAATCATTCGGGTGATATGGGCATAGACGGTTTCAATACCTCTATAAACCTTCTTGAATCACTTGGCGTAAACCATGTTGGTCATCGAGATTTTACATCGCCATTTAGAATTATAGAAAACAATGGATTTAGAATTTCCGTCGCCGGGTGGACGCACTGGTTAAATCGTGATTTGAATACAGGCATACAGCCCGTTATTACTCCCTCAGACATTCATAACGTAGACGTTAATCATTTTAAACAACAAAACAATCTAGATTTCGTCATTGGTTTGCCGCACTGGGAATTTGAATTTCAACATTTCCCCCGTAAAGGTACTCGTACATTAGGTAAAAATTTCTCAGAGATTGGGTTTGACTTGTTAGTCGGGTCACACCCTCATGTACTTCAACCCTACGAAAGATTTAGTGATACGTTCTGCTTCTATTCGCTAGGAAATTTTTGTGGGCTGGGTGTGGCTAAGCCCGTTAAGATAATCCCAATACTTGAACTAAACCTAGTTAAATCAGAAAATGAAGAAGCGTCAGTTAAAAACTTTAGTATTCATTACTTTTATCAGCTTCACCAAGGAGACAGTATTTCTATAGTGCCGCTTGAGGAAGTACCTTGTGATGTAAAGTCACTTGCTGAGTCACGTATTAGTAAAGTAATGAAACGCAATCAAACATCAATTGGAGATACACGCGCATGCTAG
- a CDS encoding rubredoxin: MLVENDITNDIWECEICGYLYDPSKGSARDGIKPGTPFEELPENWVCPDCQVGQEYFEIHKG, from the coding sequence ATGCTAGTAGAGAACGACATTACCAATGACATATGGGAATGTGAGATATGTGGCTACCTTTATGACCCAAGCAAAGGCTCCGCTCGGGATGGCATTAAGCCCGGAACACCTTTCGAGGAATTACCAGAAAACTGGGTATGCCCTGATTGCCAAGTAGGGCAAGAATATTTTGAAATTCACAAAGGCTGA
- a CDS encoding RrF2 family transcriptional regulator: protein MKIKRFTDYSLRVLIYLALKEDELVTIREVAERYQISKNHLMKVVQDLNSKGFLIATRGNSGGIRLSRSPEQINVGQLIRMIEQDSTLVECFGQDNQCVITPACQLKQVFAEAMESFFICLDQYTLADLVLKKHRASLQTLLTISATE from the coding sequence ATGAAGATTAAGCGTTTTACCGACTACTCACTACGCGTACTAATTTACCTAGCATTGAAAGAAGACGAGCTAGTTACGATCAGGGAGGTGGCTGAACGTTATCAAATTTCTAAAAATCATTTGATGAAAGTGGTGCAAGATCTAAACAGTAAAGGGTTTCTCATTGCCACTAGAGGGAATAGCGGGGGCATTCGATTAAGCCGTTCGCCAGAACAGATAAATGTTGGGCAGCTTATCCGAATGATAGAACAAGATTCAACGTTGGTTGAGTGCTTTGGTCAGGACAATCAGTGCGTAATAACGCCCGCGTGCCAATTAAAGCAAGTTTTTGCAGAAGCGATGGAGAGTTTTTTTATTTGTCTTGATCAGTATACGTTGGCCGATCTAGTGCTTAAAAAGCACCGCGCCTCCCTCCAGACACTTTTGACAATATCCGCTACCGAATAA
- a CDS encoding nitric-oxide reductase large subunit gives MKEYKKLWWALIGVLAVTFSILGYFGTEIYRVAPPIPDAFQSSQGEIVTTHTQILDGQTAWQSIGGMQLGSIWGHGAYQAPDWSADWLHRELLHWLELTSQAKHNTAYEMLSDKEKHSLHYDLKLEYRTNGYNSETKTVTLSERRIEAIALTAAYYNALFGGADELKETREHYAMKEVTLPNDERRARLTEFFFWTAWAASTERSPGEATYTNNWPHEPLIDNKPTVENIVWSIVSVVILIAGIGGLVWGWAFLRKEEEPAIAPQKDPITSFNLTPSQIALGKYLFVIVALFTFQVFLGGFTAHYTLEGQSFYGIPTSEWFPYSLVRTWHIQAAMFWIATGFLAAGLFLAPVINGGKDPKFQKLGVDVLFWALIAVVIGSFTGNYLAIAQIMPAELSFWLGHQGYEYVDLGRVWQIGKFVGIVLWLGLMLRCIVPVLQQKGDKNLLALFTASVVAIGLFYGAGFFYGERTHISVMEYWRWWIVHLWVEGFFEVFATTALAFIFCNMGLVTKRMATIASLASASLFLLGGVPGTFHHLYFAGTTTPVMAVGATFSALEVVPLIVLGYEAWEHYNLKTRAPWMSNIKWPLMFFVAVAFWNMLGAGVLGFSINPPLALYYLQGLNTTATHAHAALFGVYGFLALGFTLLILRYIRPQLTFDDTVMKTAFWWLNSGLALMLFTSLLPVGIIQFVASASEGLWYARSESLLQSDVLVTLRWVRTFGDVVFIVGALAVSWQVVKGVFYIGSNSGSNIPTRNGQAK, from the coding sequence ATGAAAGAATATAAAAAATTATGGTGGGCCCTTATTGGTGTGCTTGCCGTTACATTTTCAATACTGGGTTATTTCGGCACTGAGATCTATCGCGTTGCGCCACCAATACCAGACGCATTTCAATCTAGCCAAGGCGAAATTGTAACCACTCATACACAAATATTGGATGGCCAAACGGCCTGGCAATCTATCGGAGGTATGCAGCTTGGCTCCATATGGGGACATGGTGCTTATCAAGCTCCAGACTGGTCTGCCGACTGGCTCCATCGCGAACTTTTACATTGGCTAGAGCTAACGTCTCAGGCTAAGCATAATACAGCGTATGAAATGTTGTCGGACAAAGAAAAGCATTCTCTACATTACGACCTCAAGCTGGAGTACCGCACAAACGGTTATAATTCCGAAACAAAGACGGTTACGTTGTCAGAGCGTAGGATTGAAGCCATTGCATTAACCGCAGCATATTATAATGCGCTTTTTGGTGGTGCGGATGAGCTAAAAGAGACTCGCGAGCATTACGCGATGAAAGAAGTCACTTTACCGAATGACGAGAGACGAGCCCGCCTAACGGAATTCTTTTTCTGGACAGCATGGGCCGCATCAACGGAACGTAGCCCTGGTGAAGCAACTTACACCAATAACTGGCCTCACGAGCCGTTAATTGACAACAAGCCAACGGTCGAAAATATTGTTTGGTCGATTGTCAGCGTAGTGATCTTGATTGCCGGTATTGGCGGCTTGGTATGGGGTTGGGCATTTTTACGCAAGGAAGAAGAGCCCGCTATTGCGCCACAAAAAGATCCAATCACCTCATTTAATCTAACCCCATCGCAAATCGCACTTGGTAAATACCTGTTTGTGATTGTGGCTCTATTTACCTTCCAAGTATTCCTGGGTGGGTTTACCGCCCATTACACCTTAGAAGGTCAAAGTTTTTACGGTATCCCTACATCGGAGTGGTTTCCTTATAGTCTTGTACGTACGTGGCATATTCAAGCGGCTATGTTTTGGATTGCTACAGGGTTTCTTGCAGCGGGATTGTTTTTAGCACCCGTTATCAATGGCGGAAAAGACCCGAAATTCCAAAAACTGGGTGTTGATGTGCTTTTTTGGGCACTGATTGCGGTGGTTATCGGTTCGTTTACAGGTAATTATTTGGCCATTGCACAAATAATGCCGGCTGAACTTAGCTTCTGGTTGGGGCATCAAGGTTATGAGTATGTCGACCTTGGTAGAGTATGGCAGATCGGTAAGTTTGTAGGTATTGTCCTTTGGTTAGGTTTGATGCTTCGCTGTATCGTTCCTGTATTACAGCAAAAGGGCGACAAAAATTTATTGGCCTTATTCACAGCGTCAGTTGTCGCTATTGGGCTCTTCTACGGCGCTGGATTTTTCTATGGTGAACGCACTCACATATCCGTGATGGAATATTGGCGTTGGTGGATAGTACACCTGTGGGTTGAAGGTTTCTTTGAAGTGTTCGCAACCACTGCACTTGCTTTTATTTTCTGCAATATGGGTTTAGTTACTAAGCGCATGGCGACAATCGCTTCACTTGCTTCAGCGTCGCTCTTTTTGTTAGGTGGTGTGCCGGGAACATTCCATCATTTATATTTCGCAGGCACTACCACCCCAGTTATGGCCGTTGGTGCAACATTTAGTGCGTTAGAAGTTGTGCCATTAATCGTACTCGGGTACGAGGCTTGGGAGCACTACAACTTAAAAACCAGAGCACCATGGATGAGTAATATCAAATGGCCTCTGATGTTCTTTGTCGCAGTTGCTTTTTGGAATATGCTAGGCGCTGGCGTACTTGGGTTTTCAATCAACCCTCCTCTTGCCCTTTATTATCTTCAAGGCCTAAACACTACAGCCACGCACGCTCACGCGGCCTTATTCGGTGTGTACGGTTTCTTGGCGCTAGGTTTTACGTTGCTCATCCTTCGGTATATACGCCCTCAATTAACCTTTGATGATACGGTAATGAAAACCGCTTTTTGGTGGCTAAATAGTGGATTAGCATTAATGCTATTTACGAGCCTTTTACCTGTTGGCATAATTCAATTTGTGGCAAGTGCTTCAGAAGGTCTTTGGTATGCGCGCAGCGAATCTTTGCTTCAAAGCGATGTACTTGTCACATTAAGATGGGTACGAACTTTTGGGGATGTCGTATTTATTGTAGGTGCTTTAGCCGTAAGCTGGCAGGTTGTAAAAGGTGTTTTCTACATTGGCTCCAATTCTGGCTCAAACATCCCTACTCGTAATGGCCAAGCCAAATAG